Genomic DNA from Schistocerca gregaria isolate iqSchGreg1 chromosome 4, iqSchGreg1.2, whole genome shotgun sequence:
AACAAGATTTCAGCCTCAGACTATGGACAAAGTAGAAGCGAAGGTTGGTTACAGCATTAAGAAAAATTTCAAGGATGAAACACTTATTATGGACCGGGATAGTCAAATTAAAGCAATTGAGAAGACATTTGAGGATTCTAAGAAGCCCATTGAGAAGCATTATAGTAAACCAAATGTTGTTCCTGTAGAAATACAGCCAGTCTATCCAGACTTTAAAATATGGAAGTATCCTTGTGCCCAAGTTATTTTTGATTCTGATCCTGCACCAACTGGTAGATCTTTCCCAGCTCAGATTGAAGAAATGTCACAGGCAATGATACGAGGTGTCATGGATGAGAGTGGAGAGCAGTTTGTAGCATATTTTTTGCCTACTCAAGAAACTCTAGAGAAAAGGCGCAAAGATTTTACAAATTGTGTTGAATATGAGGATGAAGAAGAGTATGACTACAAAATGGCTCGTGAATACAATTGGAATGTGAAAAGCAAAGCATCCAAAGGTTATGAAGAAAACTACTTCCTTGTTGTACGTGAGGATGGGGTTTATTATAATGAACTAGAAACGAGAGTTAGACTCAGTAAGCGGCGTCAAAAAGTGGGGCAACAGCCGAATAATACAAGATTGATTGTACGTCATCGCCCACTGAAAGCTCAAGAATATCGTATGCAGAGGTACAGGGAGCGTCAGCTTGAACCTCCTggtgaggaggaggaagaagaagatgaagaggatgaggaagaggaggaagaaacacaggaacagcagcagcaagaagatGGGGAAGAAACACAACAGGATGATAAAACAGAACAGAGAGAAGAAGATGGCGACGCTGATGGGGAGGACTCTGATGGTGAAAAGGCAACAGAGGATGGTGAGACACAGAATGGCGAAGCTGCAGAGGAAGATGATGACCAGGAGAACAGTGGAAATGACAGTGCTATTGCCAGTGAGAGTGAGAAGGAAGGAAGTGACAAAGATgagagtgacaagaaagcaagtgaCAAGGAAGCAAGTGACAAGGAAGCAAGTGATAAGGAAGCAAGTGATAAGGATG
This window encodes:
- the LOC126267902 gene encoding RNA polymerase II-associated factor 1 homolog, whose product is MAPTIQSNINTERDQRPVRPGEKRSELVCRVKYCNTLPDIPFDPKFITYPFESIRFIQYNPTSLERNYKYEVLTEHDLGVHIDLINKDKYAGDPGAVLDPADEKLLEEDVLTPQDSKRSRHHARSVSWLRRTEYISTEQTRFQPQTMDKVEAKVGYSIKKNFKDETLIMDRDSQIKAIEKTFEDSKKPIEKHYSKPNVVPVEIQPVYPDFKIWKYPCAQVIFDSDPAPTGRSFPAQIEEMSQAMIRGVMDESGEQFVAYFLPTQETLEKRRKDFTNCVEYEDEEEYDYKMAREYNWNVKSKASKGYEENYFLVVREDGVYYNELETRVRLSKRRQKVGQQPNNTRLIVRHRPLKAQEYRMQRYRERQLEPPGEEEEEEDEEDEEEEEETQEQQQQEDGEETQQDDKTEQREEDGDADGEDSDGEKATEDGETQNGEAAEEDDDQENSGNDSAIASESEKEGSDKDESDKKASDKEASDKEASDKEASDKDGSDKEASERDDSDKEASDREASDREASDKEESQEENEEEGEEAEGERQETEMEVEGEEEETGTEKEAEEDQEAAASAKEDGRSDSEEEGSASEGSTSSGSNKSQSGSGSGSGSGSDSSSASDSVAVCDNSLFVACDVNICFIDCHCV